In a genomic window of Saccharothrix sp. HUAS TT1:
- a CDS encoding AAA family ATPase: MIGRAEELARLRRTVDRDPGVPPNLVLHGDPGVGKTVLLDAGVAYARERGVRVLGGTGYESEAQLAFAGLHQLFAPVLGHLDRVDPFHRQVLRRVLGFEPGPVPDRLAVSVASLAVLAEVAREGPLLIAVEDAHWVDHPTREVMMFLLLRLAPHDIRALFARRPLISSERVTPGIAMLEVGPLPDEDAGALLDELHPDLPDAARGRVLLEAAGNPLALAELPHVVGTDALDLLPVGAPLRTRLESTYATRVVALPTPVRTLLLQTALDGDRLENDALRPSALSPLDLVEVERLGLVTRDSTPSGLRFRHPLVRSAIVNTASPDEVRAAHAELAEAYRDAPERRVWHLAAAAAGPDEEVAAEIERAALSASLRGGSGLAVNALRRAAAVSTTAPAAAGRLHRAAELAEESGQLPLAQDLLEEARRQLDDPTRSSTTRARIALVRDGDFSGARRLLEGATDDRAVLTRLFIATYTGEAPADDLAAVTPHTRLLHGVFSGEAGAAELRSAVEALPADAAPGRVAELCRAAAWLDVLHEHREHVRGLVRREVGQGAVTHAATGYWFTAHDHFLAGEWERAEQAASAGLDLCVRHDLALPAQDLRCALGWLAAARGDTASAHEYSRAVEQWAEPRGSAAHLASSARNLVLAALGEGDYEAAHAHSSRDRGTPWTLLDAVEAAVRAGRRDEARDRVDAADRAGLADRTPRLRLHVFAARALVADEPADTAAGLRAALALPRVERWPFEQARIRLMLGELHRRRHRPGDARPELRRAGDTFRRVGATAWLRRAEQELRATGVAVAAKPATAELTAQQLEVAHLAASGLSNKEIGERLFLSPRTVSAHLYRIFPKLGITSRSALRDALAALG, encoded by the coding sequence GTGATCGGGCGCGCGGAGGAGCTGGCGCGGCTGCGCCGCACGGTCGACCGCGACCCCGGCGTGCCGCCGAACCTGGTGCTGCACGGCGACCCCGGCGTCGGCAAGACGGTGCTGCTCGACGCGGGTGTCGCGTACGCCCGCGAGCGGGGCGTCCGGGTGCTCGGCGGCACCGGCTACGAGAGCGAGGCGCAGCTGGCGTTCGCCGGGCTGCACCAGTTGTTCGCGCCCGTCCTCGGCCACCTGGACCGGGTGGACCCGTTCCACCGGCAGGTGCTGCGCCGGGTGCTCGGCTTCGAACCGGGGCCGGTGCCCGACCGGCTCGCCGTCTCGGTGGCCTCGCTCGCGGTGCTGGCCGAGGTCGCCCGGGAGGGCCCGCTGCTGATCGCGGTCGAGGACGCGCACTGGGTGGACCACCCGACGCGCGAGGTGATGATGTTCCTGCTGCTCCGCCTCGCGCCGCACGACATCCGGGCGCTGTTCGCCCGCCGGCCGCTGATCAGCAGCGAGCGGGTCACGCCGGGCATCGCCATGCTGGAGGTCGGGCCGCTGCCGGACGAGGACGCGGGCGCGCTGCTGGACGAGCTGCACCCCGACCTGCCCGACGCCGCCCGCGGGCGGGTGCTGCTGGAGGCGGCGGGCAACCCGCTGGCGCTGGCCGAGCTGCCGCACGTGGTGGGCACGGACGCGCTGGACCTGCTGCCCGTCGGCGCGCCCCTGCGCACCCGGCTGGAGTCGACGTACGCGACGCGCGTCGTGGCCCTGCCGACACCCGTGCGCACCCTGCTGCTCCAGACCGCGCTGGACGGCGACCGGCTGGAGAACGACGCCCTGCGGCCGAGCGCCCTGTCCCCGCTCGACCTGGTCGAGGTGGAGCGCCTGGGCCTGGTGACCCGCGACTCGACGCCGTCCGGGCTGCGGTTCCGCCACCCGCTGGTGCGGTCGGCGATCGTGAACACCGCCTCGCCGGACGAGGTGCGCGCGGCGCACGCCGAGCTGGCGGAGGCGTACCGGGACGCGCCGGAACGCCGGGTGTGGCACCTGGCGGCGGCAGCGGCCGGTCCGGACGAGGAGGTGGCGGCCGAGATCGAGCGGGCCGCGCTGAGCGCGAGCCTGCGCGGGGGCAGCGGCCTGGCCGTCAACGCGCTGCGGCGGGCCGCCGCCGTCAGCACCACCGCGCCCGCCGCCGCGGGCCGGCTGCACCGGGCCGCCGAACTGGCGGAGGAGTCGGGGCAGCTGCCGCTGGCCCAGGACCTGCTGGAGGAGGCACGGCGGCAGCTCGACGACCCGACCCGCAGCTCCACCACCCGCGCCCGCATCGCGCTGGTGCGCGACGGCGACTTCAGCGGCGCCCGCCGCCTGCTGGAGGGCGCGACCGACGACCGCGCGGTGCTCACCCGCCTCTTCATCGCCACCTACACCGGGGAGGCGCCCGCCGACGACCTCGCGGCGGTCACCCCGCACACCCGGCTCCTGCACGGCGTGTTCAGCGGCGAGGCGGGCGCGGCGGAGCTGCGGTCGGCGGTCGAGGCGCTGCCCGCGGACGCCGCACCCGGCCGCGTCGCCGAGCTGTGCCGCGCCGCCGCCTGGCTGGACGTCCTGCACGAGCACCGGGAGCACGTCCGCGGCCTGGTGCGCCGCGAGGTCGGCCAGGGCGCCGTGACGCACGCCGCGACCGGCTACTGGTTCACCGCGCACGACCACTTCCTGGCGGGGGAGTGGGAGCGGGCGGAGCAGGCGGCGAGCGCGGGCCTGGACCTGTGCGTCCGCCACGACCTCGCGCTGCCCGCGCAGGACCTGCGGTGCGCGCTGGGGTGGCTGGCCGCCGCCCGCGGCGACACCGCCTCCGCGCACGAGTACAGCCGCGCCGTGGAGCAGTGGGCGGAACCGCGCGGCAGCGCCGCGCACCTGGCGTCGTCCGCGCGGAACCTGGTGCTGGCGGCCCTGGGCGAAGGCGATTACGAGGCCGCCCACGCCCACAGCTCCCGTGACCGGGGCACGCCGTGGACGCTCCTGGACGCCGTGGAGGCGGCGGTGCGCGCCGGGCGCCGGGACGAGGCGCGCGACCGGGTCGACGCGGCGGACCGGGCCGGGTTGGCCGACCGCACGCCCCGGCTGCGGCTGCACGTGTTCGCGGCCCGCGCGCTGGTCGCCGACGAGCCCGCCGACACGGCGGCCGGCCTGCGCGCCGCACTGGCGCTGCCGCGCGTGGAGCGCTGGCCGTTCGAGCAGGCCCGGATCAGGCTGATGCTCGGTGAGCTGCACCGCAGGCGCCACCGCCCCGGTGACGCGCGGCCCGAGCTGCGCCGCGCGGGTGACACCTTCCGCCGCGTGGGCGCGACGGCCTGGTTGCGCCGGGCCGAGCAGGAGCTGCGGGCGACGGGGGTGGCCGTGGCCGCCAAGCCGGCGACGGCGGAGCTGACCGCGCAGCAGCTGGAGGTGGCGCACCTGGCCGCCTCCGGCCTGAGCAACAAGGAGATCGGCGAACGCCTGTTCCTGTCGCCGCGCACGGTCAGCGCCCACCTCTACCGGATCTTCCCGAAGCTGGGCATCACGTCCCGGTCGGCGTTGCGGGACGCGCTGGCGGCGCTCGGCTGA
- a CDS encoding alpha/beta fold hydrolase produces MPRLPAGTENGADVSLYYEDYGAGPPVVLVAGWPFTAQSWESQVAAFVGAGHRVVGYDRRGFGRSSRPWSGYDQDTLATDLHRLLAHLDLRDAALVGFSSGAGDVARCVARFGVERVSRLVLAGPLAVDDGLVRDLLAAAEWHRVAMLDDVLGRFFSVDGESALDEASRQHLLHVAACASPKATVDVIRAWAGTDPEADLVDVDVPVLVVHGERDAFTAPRRGRAPTTTIPSAPHGAPITHPEQWNEVVLRFLSP; encoded by the coding sequence GTGCCACGACTTCCCGCAGGTACGGAGAACGGCGCCGACGTGAGCCTCTACTACGAGGACTACGGCGCCGGCCCGCCGGTCGTGCTCGTGGCGGGCTGGCCGTTCACGGCGCAGTCGTGGGAGTCGCAGGTGGCGGCGTTCGTCGGGGCGGGCCACCGGGTGGTCGGCTACGACCGGCGCGGCTTCGGCCGCTCCTCCCGCCCCTGGAGCGGGTACGACCAGGACACCCTGGCGACCGACCTGCACCGCCTGCTCGCGCACCTGGACCTGCGGGACGCGGCGCTGGTCGGGTTCTCCTCGGGCGCCGGCGACGTCGCCCGCTGCGTGGCCCGGTTCGGCGTCGAGCGGGTGTCCCGGCTCGTGCTCGCGGGTCCGCTCGCGGTGGACGACGGGCTGGTGCGCGACCTGCTGGCCGCGGCCGAGTGGCACCGGGTCGCGATGCTGGACGACGTGCTCGGCCGGTTCTTCTCCGTGGACGGCGAGAGCGCGCTGGACGAAGCCTCCCGGCAGCACCTGCTGCACGTCGCGGCGTGCGCGTCGCCCAAGGCCACGGTCGACGTCATCCGCGCGTGGGCGGGCACCGACCCCGAGGCCGACCTCGTCGACGTCGACGTGCCGGTGCTGGTCGTGCACGGCGAGCGCGACGCGTTCACCGCGCCGCGCCGCGGACGTGCGCCGACCACCACCATCCCCAGTGCCCCGCACGGCGCGCCGATCACCCATCCCGAGCAGTGGAACGAAGTCGTGCTGCGATTCCTGTCGCCCTGA
- a CDS encoding helix-turn-helix domain-containing protein — protein MLLDTDHLAPDDRVEAVHTAFQEASAPCHVIHEDPDRPIRFRVELWQVGPVEVFGNRSSGMRLLRTERQAREDPAPVIALSVQRSGIGRAEQWDERQLVPAGEMHLVDLSSSYDFGWSGEGAAGCVQVPLDVLDVPVDTIRRASGALRGSPLYRLVADHVAHLAGNARPLSASAGAGALGDATLDLMRALLASAAHDDLHLVEDTRLTQVRAYVRRHLTEPDLGPAKIAAALNVSVRLLYKLCGRAGFSLEQWIIAERLAGARSDLATDTSPIATIARRWGFADPTHFTRRFRSAFGCTPGEWRRSHQPGA, from the coding sequence GTGCTGCTCGACACCGACCACCTGGCCCCCGACGACCGGGTGGAAGCCGTCCACACCGCCTTCCAGGAGGCGTCGGCGCCCTGCCACGTGATCCACGAGGACCCCGACCGCCCGATCCGCTTCCGGGTGGAGCTGTGGCAGGTGGGCCCGGTGGAGGTCTTCGGCAACCGGTCGTCCGGGATGAGGCTGCTGCGCACGGAGCGGCAGGCCCGCGAGGACCCCGCGCCCGTCATCGCGCTCTCCGTGCAGCGGTCGGGGATCGGCCGGGCGGAGCAGTGGGACGAGCGCCAACTGGTCCCCGCCGGGGAGATGCACCTGGTGGACCTGTCCTCCTCGTACGACTTCGGGTGGTCCGGCGAAGGCGCGGCGGGATGCGTGCAGGTGCCCCTGGACGTCCTGGACGTGCCCGTGGACACGATCCGCCGCGCGTCCGGGGCGTTGCGCGGCAGTCCGCTCTACCGGCTGGTGGCCGACCACGTCGCGCACCTGGCCGGGAACGCCCGGCCCCTGTCCGCGTCCGCGGGGGCGGGAGCGCTCGGCGACGCGACCCTGGACCTGATGCGGGCGTTGCTGGCGTCCGCCGCGCACGACGACCTGCACCTGGTCGAGGACACCCGGCTCACCCAGGTCCGCGCCTACGTCCGCCGGCACCTGACCGAACCGGACCTGGGCCCGGCGAAGATCGCCGCCGCGCTGAACGTGTCGGTGCGCCTGCTCTACAAGCTGTGCGGCCGGGCCGGTTTCAGCCTGGAGCAGTGGATCATCGCCGAACGGCTGGCGGGCGCGCGGTCCGACCTGGCCACCGACACGTCCCCGATCGCCACCATCGCCCGCCGCTGGGGCTTCGCCGACCCGACCCACTTCACCCGCAGGTTCCGGTCGGCCTTCGGCTGCACCCCGGGCGAGTGGCGCCGGTCCCACCAGCCGGGAGCCTGA
- a CDS encoding colicin immunity domain-containing protein: MIDLEFTPVGPYCHLMVALLERRIAPAEFESVYLALYKWHPRGEFPSEVAAWLGRVFSAVNDYSPDAADDPDLIDEDELRHRVEAALRGLEAVGVVRRLPAGRRGCRPDVDEVPPTS, encoded by the coding sequence GTGATCGACCTCGAATTCACCCCCGTCGGCCCGTACTGCCACCTGATGGTCGCCCTGCTCGAACGGCGGATCGCCCCCGCGGAGTTCGAGTCGGTCTACCTGGCGCTCTACAAGTGGCACCCCCGCGGTGAGTTCCCCTCCGAGGTCGCCGCCTGGCTGGGCCGCGTCTTCTCCGCGGTGAACGACTACTCGCCCGACGCCGCCGACGACCCCGACCTCATCGACGAGGATGAACTCCGGCACCGGGTCGAGGCGGCCTTGCGGGGCCTGGAAGCGGTCGGCGTGGTCCGCCGCCTCCCGGCTGGGCGCCGCGGATGCCGGCCGGACGTGGACGAGGTGCCCCCGACGTCTTGA